Part of the Nitrospirota bacterium genome, GTGCGGATCTTGAGCGATACAATGGGGTCGGTTGCCATAGGTCGATTCTCTTGATGGTGTACTTAGGTGGACGCCTGCTTCAATACCACAGCGGCGTTGTTGCTGCCAAATCCAAAGGCGTTCAGCATAGCGACTTTCACGCGACGTTCCTGTGCTGAGCGGGAGAGTCCTGCCAAGGCACAGGCCGGATCCGGGTCGTCATAGTTGGCGGTTGGATGAATGTGCCCAGTGTGGAGGGCTAATACCGAGGCGATGCCTCCGATGGCACCGGCGGCACCCAGCGTGTGGCCGATCAGCGACTTGGTGGCGCTGATCGCGATTTTATCCGCGCGCGATTTAAACAGTTGCCTGATCGCTTTGGCTTCGACGGCGTCGCCGATCGATGTCGACGTGGCATGCGCATTGATGTAATCCACCTGCCCGGGGGTCATGCCGGCGTCCGCGAGAGCCAGCTTCATCGTATTGGCCACTTCCAGGCCGTCTTCACGAGGGATGACCATATGATAGGCCTCGCTGGTCGCGGCATACCCTGCAATTTCGGCATAGACTTTCGCTTTGCGCTTCTTGGCATGTGTGGCCGATTCCAAGATCAGCGAACCGGCGCCTTCCCCCATCACGAAGCCGTCGCGCAACCGATCGAACGGCCGTGAAGCCTTGTCCGGTTGGTCGTTGAATTTAGACGAGAGGGCACGCAGGGAGCAGAAGCCTGCGAAGACCAGCGGGGTGATGCTGGCATCGGCTCCGACGACGATGACGACATCGGCCCGGCCCTCGCGGATACAATGGAGCGCTTGTCCGAGGGCATGGGCGCTGGAGGAGCAGGCGGTGGAAATCGTCAGATTCGGACCTTTGGCGCCATAGGCCATCGCGATAATGCCGGAGGCAGAATTGAGGGTGATGGTAGGAATGAAGTTCGGATGGACGCGATGGGGCTTCTGGTGCTGGTAGAGTTGCGTGATTTCACGTTCGCCCATCACCATTCCACCCATGCCGGCTCCCACGATCACGCCGACGCGGTGAGGATTCTCTTTCGTCATCTGGAGTCCTGAATCGGCCAGCGATTCCTTTGCCGCCACAAGGGCAAACTGGGCATACCGGTCGACCCGATCGCCATAGGCGTTGTCGAGTAACCGTTCGACCGCGAAGTCACGCACTTGGCCGGCGACTTTCGAGCGATAACCATCCATGGGAAATGGGTCGAACGACGTAATCGCCGTGATTCCGGATTGGCCGGCGAGGGCCGCCTTCCAAAACGCACCGACCCCGATACCGATCGGAGATACGACCCCTAACCCTGTGACGACAACACGCGCGCGCATCTTCTTGAAATCCTTTTGCAAATGAACTGCTTCTACTTACCGGAAGCGCCTGGATCAGTCAACCGGCTGATCCGAGAGGGTAGCAGACTGCTGAGTCATTCTGGGAGTCCACAAAATATTTACTGGCTGGCCTGTCCATGGAAGCAGGAGCATATCATGCGGGATGCTCAAAAAGGCCGCCCAGCAAGGCCGCAGCGAGCGAAGAGGCGAGGCGTACCCTCTGGGTACGTTGAGCCTCTGAGCGATGCGAGAACGAAGCTGGCGGGATTTTTCAGCATCCCGCTCTAATAGCGTACTTTGAGCATTAAATAGAGGCCAAAACTCAAAAAGAGCATATTCGCCATCCATCCGGCAATCAGCGGCGTCAAGACCCCGCCGCGGCCGAGCGCGATCGCAATGGAGTGCGTCGTCCAATAACAAAAACCGACGGCAAGCGCCTGCCCAATACCCATTGCCATGCTGCCCCCTCGCGTGCCGCTTCGGCGCAGACTCAGCGCAATGCCGACCAGCACCATGATCACGGTAACGAACGGGAAGGCGATCCGACTGTAATAGTCGGTCTTGAGCCGTGCGGTTTGGGAGCCCTGCTGGTATCGACGTCTGGCATATCCTCGAATATCGTGGAACGTCATCATCTCGGAATCGCCGGCGAGCCAGACGGTGAAATCAGCGGGAATCAGCCTCAGCGCAATAGCCTGGCGGTCGAAATCGGTCACTGCGACGGCGCCCTCTGGGGAAAACCGCCGGTGCCGTCCCTGATACAAGGTCCACGTAGAATCGATATATCGGGCTTCGTTGGCCTCTGTGATCTCGATCAGTTGGAAGTGGTGATCGAACTGGAAGAGTCGTACGCCGCTCAAGAGTTCCCCGTCGACAGAGACGCTCGTCACCTGCATCAGGTCGCCGGCTCCCACTCTTGCCCAGGGCTGCTGGAGTTTGATGGCCGCAGCGGGAGGTTTTTTCTCGATGCGCGTGGTTCGAATCTCTTCGGACTTGCTCGCGGCCAACGGGATGACGGTGGAGCTGAAGAGTAAGAGCACCAGAGAAATCCCTGCGGCAAAGATGATGAAGGGAGCGGTGATCCAGGGTAAACTGATGCCGCAACTGCGCATCGCCGTAATTTCATGTCCACGGGAGAGCAGGCCAAACGTGAGGAGGGTGGCCATCAGAATGGCTAGCGGCGCAATTTGGAAGGAAATTGCGGGAGCCTTGAGCAGAAAATAGGTCAGGACGTCGAGCCAGTTGGCGTCGTAACGCAAAAATCGGCGCACCTTTTCGAAGAAATCGATGACGAGATAGATGGTCATCAATCCGCTGAAGCACATCGTGAAGATCTTGCCGTATTCGCGAAGGAGATAACGAAAGAGAATAGGCATCGGTTTACCGGCGGCTCATGATGTAAAACCACACGACCGTGGTCACTGCAAAGACGCCGTTCGGGAGCCAGGCTCCGGCAAAGGGCGGCAGGCTCGCCGTCGTGACGAGAAATTCGCAGGCGACATTCAGTATGTAGTAGACGACGACCACGACCACGCCGACCGCAAATCCCCCCATGCTTCCTGATCGTTTTGAGACGATGCCGACCGGCACGCCTAGCAGGCAAAACACCAGCGAGGCAGTGGGAAAGGCCAGGTCTTTATAGTACTCCATCAATCGTCGGAGTGCGGTGGGGTCGCGCCATTGGGATTGTGCGAGTTGGGCGGTAATAGCCTCGTACGACGGACGCTCTTCTGCCGAAGAATAACCGCTCTGATTCAAGGAGAGCTTCAAGTCATAACTCGTGAAGGCTACCTGCTCGTATTCGCCGGCTTGTCCCGGTCGGCTGTGAATCACGCCCTCTTGCAGGCGTAAGGCGACTTGATTGTTGGCGGTGTCGATCAAGACCTCATATTGTTGCGCCACGATAATACGGGGATTGTCTGAATTTCGTTCATCGGAGACGAAAATCCCAGTCGTGGCTTGTTTGGGGTCCCCATCCGGGACATAGATCATCATGTTGGGGATGGGCTCGTTAAAGGTTCCCCGTTCCAACGCCAGCACGAGCTGATCTCGAAGGAGATTCAGCGCCACTTTCTTGAGATTCGTGGAACTCCAGGGTTGCCCCCACTGCGCCAGCCACAAGGTCAATCCGAACACGAGTAGGGCAAAGAGTAGGACTGGGCGAGTCAACCGCATGAGGCTCAGGCCCGCGGCCTGCATCGCCACCAACTCCTTATCGAAGGAGAGTCGCCCGAACGCGGTGATCGAGGCGATGATCCCGGCGATCGGGAGGGTCAACACGAGGAACGACGGCATCAGATGAGCGAAGACTTGCAACACCGCCACGATGCCAACACCTTTGGAGACCAGCAGTTCCACGAGACGCAGGAGTTCCCGCGTGAGCATCACAAAGCACAGGGCTCCGAGGCTTAAGCTAAACGGGGACAGGAGTTCGGTGAAGATGTAACGATCTAGCAGCGTTCGTAGAAACATTCGACCAATCATGCTCCTCGCACGGTGCGACACTATAGGTGAGCAGGCGAGGCTTGTCTAGCGGACAGACGACAGGTCCATCGTGACGATCGGCAATGAATGGCTTGACAAGATTGGAAACGCCATGGTACATGCTGCGCGATTTATAACCAAGATGGGTTTTGTGACTGATTTTGTCTCTCCAATGAACCCGTCATGGTCACCCCGCTCGTTGTCCTGTCTTTTTTTCATCACATGTGTCACTCAGTTGGCTCCGGGATCGGTCACGTAACTACACGTGTCCGTTGAGGAAAGGAGGGTTTCTGTGAAGGCAAAAGGCACGGTGAAGTGGTTCAACGATCGTAAAGGGTTTGGGTTCATTCGCTTGGAGAGTGGAGATGATGTCTTCGTACATTATTCCGCCCTGCAAGGAGAAGGATTCAAGACGTTGAAAGAGGGAGAAAACGTTGAGTTTGAAGTGGTGCAAGGCGCAAAGGGGCCTCAGGCGTCGAACGTATTGAAAGCAGCCGGCGCCGAATTGGCATAAGTTCCCGTAGAGAAATTTGAACATGAAGGCCTGCTCCTCATCAGGAGCAGGCCTTCGTATTTTTGCGGAGTGCGCGACACACCGGAAAGCCCCATTTCGTTGACAATAACCATTGACACTGTTAGCGTTTGATCGTTGTGGAGGTTCGTTTTGGCGATTGATCGCAGTAAGATTCTGCATAGCGCACAGCTCTTTGCGTCACGAGGGCAATTCGACGCCGCCATCAATGAATGGAAGAAGCTGTCCGTCGAATCCCCAGGCGACGGGAGCATCTTCAATTCAATTGGAGAATTGCATCTCAAGCGCAATGCGACCAATGATGCCGTCGCGGCGTTTCTGCAGGCCGCCAACGCCTTTCGCGCAGAAGGTGCCACGCTGAAGGCCATTGCCACATTCAAGAAAATTTTGAAGGTGGACCCGTCTCGGTACGATGTCTATCGGCACCTCGGAGATCTCAATGCCGAGCGAGGTTTGCTGAGCAGCGCCGTACAGGATTATCTCACCCTCGGGAAACACTATCTCAAAGCAGGGAAAAGCAAAGACGCGCTGGACATCTATCGGCGGATTGTCACGCAAGATCCCTCGAATCTGGATGCCCAGCAGCGGGTGGCGGAATTGTGCCTGCAAGAAAACATGCAGGACGAAGCCACGAAAGTCTACTTGCAACTGGGGCGCGAACGGTCGGCACAGCAGCGGTATGCGGAGGCCAAGGACGCGTATCAGGCGGTGTTACGCATCGATCCTGCCAACAGCGAGGCAGCTCAATTCATTGACCATTTTGAAAAGACCGGTGGTGCCTCAGGGCAACCCGCGAAGGCGGGTGCGGCTCAGTCCGGAGACCAATCAAAGAGTTCCGAGCCGCTCGACCTGCTGTCGGAGGCTACTCGTCGGATCGAAGAGAACCAGTTTGCCGGCGCGGAGGCCATTCTCAATCAATTGCTGACCAAGGAACCAGGCAATCCTGACGTCTGCCAATTGTTCGCGAAGTTGCATCTCCAACGCGGAGATCTCCAGATCGCGCTCGGCGAATACCGGTACCTCGCTGGCGCAGCCTTACGCGCACAGGACTACGCACAGGCTGAAACCCTGATCACCGATTTTCTGGCAGTCGAACCGCAGTCGGTGGCGATGCTTGAACTCTACGGAGAACTCTACGGAGAGAAAGGCGATGCCGCCAACGCCGTGGTCCAGTATGGGAAGGCGATTGAGCTACTGTTGGAACATCCCGAGCCCGGGATGCCGACTCTGCATGAGGAACTGTTCGAGAAAGTCACGGCGCTGGCGCCAGACAGTCTCACGGCGAAGAAACTGACGGCGCTGATGCATGGCGTTCCAACGGAAGCACCGCCTGTTACCGTGCAGACCGATCCATCTGTTTCTGCCACAGTGGCCGTTCCATCGATCCCGGCTCAGGAACCGAACATAACTTCGATTGCCGATACCGCTCCAGACGATGCCTGGAACCAGACGTCGAAGATCCCTCCGCAAGAGGATAGACATTTCTCGCTCGCCGAGTCGGACCAGGCACCAGTATCTGACCAGTCGGCGTCGGTAGAACCGGAACCAGTGACGCAGGACAGCGAGTGCTCGTTGTTGCAGGCCGAGCCTGAGGGGGTTGCGTCCATCGAGCCTCTCCTCTCCACGAGCGAGCAGTTCCAAGCCTATGTAGCGGCCGGTCAACATGCTGAGGCGGAGGAATGGCTCAGTCATCTCGTGACGGCACAGCCGGACGATTCAGAGGCCCGGGAACTCTTTGGCTACTTGCTTGAAATCAAGGGCGATACCGCCGGTGCCGCGTTGCAATATTCACGAGCCCTCGAATTGCTCCTGGCAGATCCCGAGAAGAAGGATGCGCCGCAGCCGGCGATTCTCTATGCCAAGGTTAAAGAGCTGGCTCCTGCCAGTCCGTTAGTCGCCAAATGGGCCGCGACGTTTTCACCGAAGAAGCCAGACGTAACAGTGCCGACCGTTGAGGCTCAGGTCTGTGCAGAACCGGCGGACCCAGTTGACCACGAGACGCACTACACGCTAGGTGTCGCATACAAAAATATGGGGCTTTGGGAGGAAGCGAAAGAAGAGTTTGGCCTCTCGATGAAGGGGTCAGCGTTTTTCCTGGACTCCTGTCTCATGATTGCGGTCTGCTTGAAAGAGCAGGGGGAAGGTCAGTCAGCGATCGTACAACTCGAGCGCCTACTGCAGGACCCAACCTGTCAGGGAGCCAAGGCGCAAGCCATCAGTTATGAGCTCGGATTACTCTACGAAACGCAGGCACAGTGGAGTCAGGCTGCTGCCATCTATCAATCGATTCCGACCTTCCACGATGTACCGCAACGACTCGACTCGGTTCGTGCACGTCTCGAACTGACTCAGGCTCCGACTCCCGCGGTACGCTTCGCTAACTAACAGGTCGTCGAAACAAGCCGCCATCGATTCGCGTCGGATCTTTCCCGTAAATCCTGTCAGACTTGCGTGTCTATTCTAAGACTGCACGCGGTTCGGGGCGGGCTGCCCCTCTAACACCGCGTCAATATTCTTCACACAGACCAATCCCATTTTAATTCTCGCTTGTACTGTGGCTGAGCCCAGATGTGGAAGGAGCACCACTTGCTTCAGCTGAGCCAGCTCGGGGTGTAGCGCCGGCTCCTGTTCATAGACATCGAGTCCCGCGCCGGCGATGGTCCCTTTCTTGAGAGCCTCGACCAACGAGCCCTCATCGACGATCGGACCACGAGCGGTATTAATCAAGAAGGCAGTCGGTTTCATCCAGGCTAATTCACGGGCTCCGATCAGATGGCGGGTGGCTGTTGTGAGCGGAACATGGATTGTTACGATATCGGCTTCTTCAAGGAGATTTCTCAGCGAGCGGAGCTCCCATTCATGAGAGAGAGACGAGGCGGTCATCGGTTGGCGTGCGTGATAGCGCACCGCCATCCGAAATCCTACCGCACGCTGGGCGACCGCTTGGCCGATCCGTCCCATGCCGATAATGCCCAGAGTTTTCCCAGACACTCCCGTCCCCAAGAGTTGTGTGGGGCTCCAGCCGGTCCATTGGCCTGATCGCACGAGGGTATCGCCTTCAACGACGCGACGTGCCGTCGCCAGAATCAGAGCCCATGTCAGATCTGCAGTGGCATCCGTCAAGACGTCCGGAGTATTGGTGACGATCAGGCCACGACGCTGTGCGGCAGCCAGGTCGATGTTGTTATATCCGACGGCATAGTTCGCCAGAATTTTCAGCCTGGTGGCAGTCTGAATGGTTTCGGCGTCGATATGATCGCCCAGGGTCACAATTGCGGCGCCTGCTTGGCAGAGACCTTCACGGAGAGCCGATGGAGTCGGTAAAACATCCACCGGCTCCTGCACCAGCTGGAATCGTTCACGCACGATGGCCATGATGGGATCGGGGAGGAGGCGTGAGACGTAAAGCGTGGGGCGTATATCGACCACAATGCATACTCCTCAATGAGGCGCCTATATTAGCCGGTCGTGCATGGCGGGACAACCGGACTTGTGCCGGTCTCAACAGTCCGTCTAGAATGCGCAACCCATTCAATTATGACCTCACCAACCCTCATTCTGCCCGAACGTTCTCACGCTATTGCCTCCGATCTCCGGGCGGCGATTGGCGTCGATAAGGTCAAAGACGACTATTCGACGCTGACGGCCTATGCGGTGGATGCGAGCATCTATCGGATGATGCCGAAGGCCGTCGTACTGGTGGAGTCTGAGGAAGACATCGACGCCACGGTGCGTTACGCTGTACAGCGAGGCATTCCGCTGACGCCCAGGGCTGCTGGAACCAACCTGACCGGTTCGGCGATCGGGGCCGGGATTATCCTGGATGTGTCGCGCCTGAATCGGGTGTTGGAGTTAAATTGCGAAGAGCGCTGGGCTCGGGTGCAGCCTGGAATCGTGCTGGCTGAACTCAACAAGCGGCTGGCGCGTGATGGTCTCCTCTTCGGTCCCGATCCCTCCAGCGGCGACATGTGCAAGCTTGGGGGAATGTTAGCGAATAACTCATCCGGTCCTCACACGCTGCGCTATGGTTCCGTGAAGGATAACGTGAACGCGCTCCGTGTCTGTTTGCAGTCCGGCGAATGGCTGGATGCGAAGTCGTATGGGCTCGACGATCCAGAATGCCGCCAACTACTACAGACGCATAGGCCGCTTCACGATCTGAAGTCGTTGTTAGAAAGCAATGCTGCCCTGATCGCGCAGAAACGTCCGACTGTCAGCAAGAACAGTTGCGGCTACAATCTCTTCGGTCTTGTCGATGGGCTGGCGCAAGGCCGTTACGATCTTCCCAAGCTATTCGTCGGCAGCGAGGGCACGCTCGGGCTGTTCAGTGAAGCGACCATCAGGCTGGTGGAGAAGCCTCGATCCACCCTGACAGCCCTCATCCATTTTCACCGTTTGGAAGATGTGGGCGATGCGGTGCCGAAGTTGCTGGAGTTGCGTCCGAGCGCGTTGGAAGTGATGGATGCCAATACGCTCAATTTGATCGGGCGGGCGAAGCACGGCATCCCGGCCGATGCGGCCGCCACTCTCCTGATCGAACTGGATGCTGATGATCAAGGGATCGATCTCCGCTCACAGGCCGAACGTATGACCGGAATCTGTCGCCGGTATCGTCTCACGTCCGATCCCGTCATCGCCTTCGATCCTGAGCAGCGGGACCAATTGTGGAAGGCGCGGAAAGCCCTCTATCCGACGCTCTATCGATTCGATCCCAAGAAGAAGCCCATCAACTTTGTCGACGATGTCGTGGTGCCGGCTGAACGGATCAGCGAACTCATCCGGTATCTGGAAGAGTTCTTCGCGGGGCAACATGTGCCGGTGGCGATTTTCGGTCATATCGGAAACGGGAACGCCCATATTATTCCGTTACTCGATGTGAACGATCAGGGCGATTTCGACAAGATGGTGCAGGGCTATCACGAGATTCACCAGACGGTCTTGAGCCGATTCGGCGGTTCGATCTGCGGGGAGCATGGGGATGGCCGGGTAAGAGCCGAATATGTGAAGACGATGTTCGGTCCTGAGCTGTATGACCTGTTCGTGAAGGTGAAGCAGAGTTTCGATCCCACCGGGATGCTCAACCCTGGGATCAAAATCAGCGACCGGCCCTTCACGGACCATATCGACTATGTGCGATTGTCGAAACCCTGCGCGACCTGCGCCAAGTGTAACGCCGTTTGTCCGGTCTACGATGTCTTTCAATCGGAAGACATGAGTTCGCGGGGCTGGTTCGAGATCGTCACCGACAAGAACTACAGTTATCTCAATTCGAAGCGAGTCGTGGAGGCCTGTCTCAACTGCAAGTCCTGTCGGACGGCCTGTCCGGCCGGAGTCGATGTGTCGCAACTCATCCTGGACCGGCGCGCCGAACACCCGAACAAGATGGCGGGTCTTATCTTTCGTTTCCATGCACGAACAGTGCTGTTTGAACGATGTCTGAAGTTCCTCGCAGTCTGTCAGCCGATCTGGGATCGACCTTTGATGCGGCGGCTGCTCGATCTGGTGACGAAACCCTTCATGCATCTTCTGGCCGAGACCGCACGGCTCTCTCCGAAGCTGGTGATCCCTCGATTGGCCAAACGGCAACTTCGTGATCGATATCCGGAGTTGATTGCCAAGGCCGGGCAACCGGCCCGCTCCCCGGTGGCCTATTTCCACGGCTGCGCGGCCAACTATTTCGACGATGGGGTGGGGGATGCCGTGATTGCGGTCTTGCGGAAGCATGGCGTTGAACCGGATCTGCCGCCGCAACGCTGCTCGGGGACGCCGATCGAAACCTACGGCCATCGGGCGCTGGCGAAAGAAGGTGCACGGGTCAATCTGGCCTCCATGGCAGGATACGAGACCGTCGTGACCGGGTGCGCCTCCTGCACCCTCATGCTGAAGGACTATCCAACGCTGTTCGCCGGAGAGCCTGAGCAGGAAGCGGCTCAAGCCTTGGCCACACGAGTCACCCATATCTCGCAGTTTGTGTCACAATCGCCCGTCAAGCCTGCCATGGCCAGTCAGCAGCTCAAGACCTGCAAGGTGGCCTACCATTCCTCCTGCCATCTGCGAGCGGCGGGAGTGACCAAGGAGCCTCGAGCGATTCTGGCAGGTTTGCCGGGTGTCGAGTATGTGGAGATGCCGGACGCCGACCGCTGTGCGGGCGGAGCCGGCACCTATCTCGTAAAGGATTTTGAGACCTCGCAGCGCATCGTCGAGCGCAAGCGGAGGGCCATCGAGCAGAGCGGCGCAGAAGTTGTGGCGACGAGTTGCCCGGCCTGTATGATTCAATTGCGCACGGGATTACAGGGAGCGGCGGAGGTGAAACATGTGGCGCAGCTCATTCAGGAGGCCTACGAGGCCGCAGACCAGCAGACGGGTAGAGGACCGGCATGAAATTTCGAAAAGTCGACGCGCTCTTCATTCTGTTTGCGGTGGCCGTCGTCGTCGGTGTGTCGATGCTGCCGACTCCGAAAGACCGAAATCCACCGGTTCCGACCGATGCCATACATCTGGAGATCAGGGCCGAGCAGGCCTGTATCTCTTGTCATGCTTCTACCGGCAGTACGCCTCTACCGGAACGACATCCCAGACGGCAGGATTGTTTCCGTTGTCATGCACGGGGAGCGTGAAGCGTCGTTCATGAAGCATGTTGCGATGGGGCTTTTATTCGAGAAACGGGATACGAGAGACGAGGAGCGAGGAAACTATGGTTACAGTGCTGGTGTTTGGATTGACGCTTCGCGATGCAGTTGGAGATACGGAGTTCGAACTTAATGTGTCGGAACCGACCTCAGTCAGGAAACTCGTGGAGACAAACTACGATCGCATGGGACCCTTGTTGCAGTTTATCTTAAACCGTGAAGTGATGATCGCGGTGAATAAGAAAGTGAGCTCAGAGGATACGGTGGTCAAGGATGGCGATATCGTGAAATTTTCCCACCAGGGTATGACGTCGTATGACGGCACGAGAGATATTCCAATTTAACTGGATGCTCAAAAAGCTCGTTCAGCAAGGCCGCAGCGCGAGAAGGCCCGAGGAGTACCCTTACGGTACGGTGAGGGTCTGAACGATGCGAGAACGAAGCTGACGAGATTTTTCAGCATCCTGAGGTTAGGTGCTAGCCCCTTCGCGACTGCTTCTATATTCCAAAAATAGTTTGCTGTGCCGGTTGCCGGTGAGTTCGAGCGTGATCGTGCCGTCGCCGGTTTCCCATGACGCATGGTAATGCAGGTGGCCGATGAGGACTGCCACGCCCCAGTAGCTGGGGACTGGCTGGTAGAGGTCGTTGTCCCACACAGTTTGGTCGTTCGTCGGACTCCCATATGTAAGGGTGAGCTGATCTTTCAGCGCCTGATAGTAGCCGATAAATTCATTCAGTCCATTGAGGGGCCGCTGCAGTAGGACGTATTGGCCTCGGACCAGCGATTCGTGACGGAACTCATAGCCCTCCAGCACGCCATGGTCGGAGAGGTTACGCAGGTAGATCAGCTTACCTTCTTCATCTTTCTCGACGGCTCCTGCTACCGACAGGCGAAGGGCCTCCTGTTCTTGCCCCCAATGGGCCTGTACCGTTTCTAAAAAAGTCAGGGCCTGCTTCGTCACCTCCGCTTGTAAGGTGGCTTCGTCTACCTCATCGAACGGAATCGTGAACGTCGGCGGCGGAAGGACATCCCATGAATTGGCCCAGGCGGAGGGAGTGAGCCCGGTCAACGTCATGCCAAGGATCAGTGCCAGAAGATAACGCATAGGTGTCACGATAGAGGGACAGAGGGATGCTGGTCTATCCCACAAAAGGATGGGATTGGGCAGGATGCTCAAACAGTTCGTTCAGCAAGGCCGCAGCGCGTGAAGGCCCGAGGCGTACCCTTGAGGTACGTTGAGGGTCTGAATGATGCGAGAACGATGCTGGCGGACTGTTTCATCATCCTGCTACTGCACGCGGCGTTTGGCTTTCGCCGTTGGCAGAGCGGTAAGAGGATCGTCGGGCCAGGAATGTTTGGGGTATCGGCCACGGAGCTCTTTTTTGACTTCGACGTAGGCAGACTTCCAGAAGCTGGAGAGATCCTTCGTGATCTGGACGGGTCTGCGTGCCGGTGATAGGAGGTGCAGCATGACCGGAATCTTTCCATCGACGAGGCGCGGTGTCTCTTTGCAGCCGAACATTTCTTGTAACCGTACCGCCAGAATAGGCAGATCGGGCGTCTCATATTCCACGCGCACGTTCGATCCACTGGGGACGGTCAGATGGGTGGGAGCCCATTGGTCGAGTTGGCGCGCCAGTTCCCAGGAGAGGAATGCCTGCAAGGGTTGGGTAAGATCGAGCCGGGTGACGCGGTCGAGCGTCGTGAGCCCTGATAGGTAGGGGCCGAGCCAGTCGTCGAGGGTCTGTGTTAAGGCCTCGTCTGATAGATCCGGCCATCGTGATTCCTGTCCCTCGATCTTGCGGAGAAATGTCACTCGCGCCCGCCACTGACGAAGCTCCGGAGTCCAGGCCAGCCGGTCGAGTCCCGCCCGACGAATGCCCTGCAACAATGCCGCCGATATCATCGAAGGATCAGGCTTCGAGAGACCCTGCTCAGACAGAGCCAGTGACCCCAGTCGGCGTTGTCTTGTCGCCCGTACCACATGCGCGCTGTCATCCCACCATACTGCATCGACCACTCGAATCTGGTCCGCATAGAGGGTTTCAAGATCCCGAAGGCTGACCGGTGCGGCCAGATCGATCCTCGCCCATTGCTGGCCGCCGTCCAAGTCAGCAATGACGAGATATTCTTCCGATCCGAGGGGATCGGGGTTTTGAAAGAGGGCACCACGTCCGTTGGCCATGAGATAACGGGAGTTGTTTCCCTGTTGGAGTTGGGCGATGCGATCGGGATAGGCCAGTGCGAGCAAGAGGCCGACTTCGTCGAGGCTGCCCTGTCGATTTGAACGAGCCACTCGTGGAAGTTGTCGTTGCCAGAGCTCGGCGGTACGGGCCACTCGCTGAC contains:
- a CDS encoding FAD-binding and (Fe-S)-binding domain-containing protein, which produces MTSPTLILPERSHAIASDLRAAIGVDKVKDDYSTLTAYAVDASIYRMMPKAVVLVESEEDIDATVRYAVQRGIPLTPRAAGTNLTGSAIGAGIILDVSRLNRVLELNCEERWARVQPGIVLAELNKRLARDGLLFGPDPSSGDMCKLGGMLANNSSGPHTLRYGSVKDNVNALRVCLQSGEWLDAKSYGLDDPECRQLLQTHRPLHDLKSLLESNAALIAQKRPTVSKNSCGYNLFGLVDGLAQGRYDLPKLFVGSEGTLGLFSEATIRLVEKPRSTLTALIHFHRLEDVGDAVPKLLELRPSALEVMDANTLNLIGRAKHGIPADAAATLLIELDADDQGIDLRSQAERMTGICRRYRLTSDPVIAFDPEQRDQLWKARKALYPTLYRFDPKKKPINFVDDVVVPAERISELIRYLEEFFAGQHVPVAIFGHIGNGNAHIIPLLDVNDQGDFDKMVQGYHEIHQTVLSRFGGSICGEHGDGRVRAEYVKTMFGPELYDLFVKVKQSFDPTGMLNPGIKISDRPFTDHIDYVRLSKPCATCAKCNAVCPVYDVFQSEDMSSRGWFEIVTDKNYSYLNSKRVVEACLNCKSCRTACPAGVDVSQLILDRRAEHPNKMAGLIFRFHARTVLFERCLKFLAVCQPIWDRPLMRRLLDLVTKPFMHLLAETARLSPKLVIPRLAKRQLRDRYPELIAKAGQPARSPVAYFHGCAANYFDDGVGDAVIAVLRKHGVEPDLPPQRCSGTPIETYGHRALAKEGARVNLASMAGYETVVTGCASCTLMLKDYPTLFAGEPEQEAAQALATRVTHISQFVSQSPVKPAMASQQLKTCKVAYHSSCHLRAAGVTKEPRAILAGLPGVEYVEMPDADRCAGGAGTYLVKDFETSQRIVERKRRAIEQSGAEVVATSCPACMIQLRTGLQGAAEVKHVAQLIQEAYEAADQQTGRGPA
- a CDS encoding MoaD/ThiS family protein; the protein is MVTVLVFGLTLRDAVGDTEFELNVSEPTSVRKLVETNYDRMGPLLQFILNREVMIAVNKKVSSEDTVVKDGDIVKFSHQGMTSYDGTRDIPI